Part of the Stackebrandtia endophytica genome is shown below.
GTGGTCGGTCGGACGCGGTGGCTATCCCGACCCGCCATTGGGATCGCAAGGCCAAGCGTGACAGTTTCCTCAAGTTGCAACCGCGACTGAGGATCCATCGTGGAGGTTTCGATCGGGTGGCCGGGCGGGTGGATGCCGGCACCTGGCAGCTGGTGAGACGGCGGCATCGGTTCTAGGGTGCCCGGTCCGTTGGATGTCGCGGGGCGATGGGTTGGATTCTCGATGCCAAATCAATAGCGGCTCTTCGGTTCGGGCCGCTTGATTGCATCGATAAACGCTGATATATCTATTGGTCAGGAAACCTTCCTTACTTGGAGATGACATGTCACGATTCCGAGTCACGATCGCGATGGCCGCAGCGTCCCTGATCGGCCTGTTCGCGGTACTGCTGCCGACCACGACGGCGTCGGCCGAGGCCGTCACGCCTGCTCAGGCCTGCGACTATCCCGACTGGGTCGCCGGATCCTGGTACAACGCCGGTGACATCGTGCGATACACCGACGGCAACCACTACATCGCCGAACACGACAATCCCGGCTACGACCCCGTCATCAGTACCTGGTACTGGGACCCCTACAACTGCGACGGCGGCGGCGACCCCGGTCCCACCGACTTCGTCATCTCCGAAGCCCAGTTCAACCAGCTGTTCCCGAACCGGAACCCGTTCTACACCTACGCCGGACTGGTCCAAGCCACCGAAGCGTTCCCGGCATTCGCCTCAACCGGTGGCGACACGGTGAGCAAACAGGAGGCGGCCGCCTTCCTCGCCAACACCGCCCACGAGACCGGCGACTATGTGCACATCGTGGAGCAGGACACGTCGAACTATCCGCATTACTGCGACCCGGGACAGTCGTTCGGTTGTCCCGCAGGCGATGCCGCCTACTACGGACGAGGTCCGATACAGCTGAGCTGGAACTTCAACTACAACGCCGCCGGCAACGCCCTCGGTCTGCCGCTGCTGACCAATCCGTGGCTGGTGGAGCAGGATTCGGCGGTCGCCTGGAAGACGGCTCTGTGGTACTGGATGACGCAGAGCGGTCCGGGAACCATGACCGCGCACGACGCCATCGTCAACGGACACGGATTCGGACAGACGATCTGGGCCATCAACGGCAGCCTGGAGTGCAACGGCGGAAATCCCGGCCAGGTGCAGAGCCGGGTCGACCGCTACAACACCATCACCGGACTGATCGGGGTGTCGCCGGGCGGCAACCTGTACTGCTGATGTCTTCACTGCCCCGTTCGAGCCGATGGTGCTCGGGCGGGGCTTTTCGCTGTCCAACCTGCGGGTCGCACGGTTGTTTGTCATGCACATCCCTGTGTGGTGGACGTTAGTGTGTGTCGCACTGTATAGTGTTGTGTGTGAGTTCCGAAGAACTGATCGCCGGGCAGGCGCAGGAGTTGCGTCGCGGCACCGTCGTGCTCGCCTGTCTGGCGCTGCTCGACGAGCCGCAATACGGCTACGCCCTGCTCGAAACGCTCAACAACGCCGACATCGCCGTCGACGGGAACACGCTCTATCCGCTGTTGCGCCGACTGGAGAAACAGGGCCTGCTCGACAGCGAATGGAACACCGACGAATCCCGCCCCCGAAAGTTCTATCGAATCAGCGACGCCGGGACCGAAGCCCGCGCCGAACTGATCCGCGAATGGAACGCCCTCGTCGCATCGATGGCACGACTGACAAAGGAAACCCCATGACGACCAACACCCTCACAGAACGGTACGTGCGCGAAGTCGTCCGCCGTATCCCCGGCGACCAGCGCGATGAGGTCGCCAACGAACTTCGCGCCACCATCGCCGACACCGTCGACGCCAGGGAGGGCGCCGACCGCGACGCCGTCGAACGGGATGTCATCCAGGAGATGGGGGACCCGATCCGGTTGGCGGCCCGCTACGCCGACCGACCGCTCGCGCTGATCGGTCCGGTCTTCTACCCGACCTACATCCGGCTGCTCACCACCCTGATGTCCATTGTGCTGCCGATCGTCGTCGTGGTGACCGTCGCCGTCGACATCATCGAGAACAACGACCTCGGCTCCGCCATCGGCACCGGCATCGGCGCCACCGTGACCGTCGCCGCCCAGATGTTCGGCTGGTTGACCCTCGTGTTCGCCTGCATCGAGCGGTGGCAGCCGAAGGGGGACCCGGCAATCGATCCGTGGACGCCGGACCGGCTCCCGGATGTGAAGCTCGCCGACAAGCAGGCGAAGGGCGCCGTCGCCTCGCTCGTGTGGTACGGATTCCTCATCGCGCTGATCACCTGGCAGCACACCGCGCAGCCGGTCATCCTCGGCGGGGACCGCCTCGAGGTCCTCAACCCCGTACTGTGGAACAACTGGACGATGTGGACGATCCTCGCGGGTCTCGGTGCGTTGATGGTGATCGAGGTGATCCGACTCGCGGCCCGCCGATGGACCATGTCCCTGGCCATCGCCGCATCCGTCGCTGAAGGAGTCTTCGCGGTGCCGCTGATCTGGGTGCTGTACGAACGAGAGTTCTTCAACCCCGAGTTCCTCGCTAAGATCACCGTCCTCGACGAGTTCTACCTGATCGCGATATTCGGAGTCGTCGCTCTCGGTGTCTTCGAAGTCGTCAACCGGTTCCGCATGCTGAGCCGAGGCGAGTAGTCCCTCCCGGATCGGCGCGTCGTCGCCACCCGAACACCACCGCCGTCGGCGAGGTCCTGCCTCGTCGGTGGCGGTTTCACGTCGGTATCCCTCAACGGTGAGATCGGGGTCCTCCAACCTCCACCCCTAATTTGATCGTAGTTCGGTTTTGCTGAATGGGAGCTAAACGACCGTCCATGAGGGAGTCCGTCGAATCGTTGGGGTCTCGTGGGATAATGCGCGGTCGATTTGACGTGTGGCGGGCGGGCGGTATCTATGTAATGCTGCCGATTCCGGCATTGTCGGCCGTGTGGCAAAGGGGACGAGGCTTGACGGAGAAGAATCCGGTCCGGTATTCGAACAACCTGCCCTATCTGTTGCTCAACGACCAGCCCATCGACGACCATGACGCCGATTTGTTGGACCGATCCGAGATCGCGCGGGGAATCGCCGAGGCCATCGAATCATCGCGAACCATCACTCCGTTGGTCATGGCCGTCGACGCCGGATGGGGGATGGGGAAGAGCTCGCTGCTGCGGCAGATCGATCGGGAGCTCGCCGACTCACCCGGCATCGTCCCCGTGCATTTCAACGCGTGGATCACCGACGGTGAACGTGCTCTGGAGAGCCTCATCAAATCGGTCCTGCACAAGATCGACGACAACATCGTGCGGCGATGGTTCCGAACGGTCACGCGCCAAGGCCCGCTGCTGGGCGTGGCTCGGGCCATCGTGATGATCGTCGCCCGGTTCCTGGGAGGAAGACGACTCGTCGACGACGCCTGGAACGCCCTGGCCGGTGACGCCCAATCCCTGCACACCGTGCGATCGGCCATCGGCGACCTGCTGAATGACTGGGTGGATCGCGGCATCCGGTCGGGGACCGACCGGATGCTCGTCGTCTTCATCGACGACCTCGATCGCTGCTCCCACGACGTGATCATCAAGATCTGCGAGGCGATCAAGCTGTACCTGGACGTGCCGGGGCTCATGTTCGTGATCTCCTGCGACCAGTCCACACTGGCCAACAGCGCCGCCCACGCCACCGGCGCCCCCGGACATGAATACCTGGAGAAGATCATTCAGGTGGCCTATCGGGTGCCGCCGCCCGACGCGGATCAGTTGGGCGCACTCATCAGGGGATATGCGCGGCAGGCCCGGATCGAGTCCGTCATCGACGAGACGGTGGTGTCGATCCTGATCGCACGAACCGGCCGCAATCCCCGCCGCATCAAACGCATATTCAACAGTTTTGTTCTCGAATACCGGCTCGACCTCGCCTGGCAACGCTCCCCATTGGGCAGTGTCCAGTTGGTCACCGCGATTCTGCTCCAGCACCTCTACCCGGCGTTCTACGACCTGCTGCTCAACGACGACAGCGATGTCGACGTCATCGGACGGTTCCTGGACTACGCCAAGTTCGTCCAGTATGAACTGTCGCCACCGGAGCGCGCCGATCCATGGTGGAGCATGGTTCGAAGCCTGTCCGAGTCAATGGGACTGCCCAAACCGAACTCGCCGACCGAGCTGGATCGGTTGCACGGCCACGTACCCACGGAGTTCCGAAATCTGGCGCGCAACAACACCTTCGTCGCGCTGCTACACGGAATCGGGGGCGCCGAAGTGCGAACGGTGTTCCAAGCTCAACTGTTGCGACGCCCGCTGGCGACCGAAGTTCCACGAGTGCCCGAAACTCGAATGTCCGACAACCTGATGCTCGACGGGATGCGAATCATCCGGGTGAGCGACGAACCGCAATCCGAGGGCGTGCCGAGGCTGCTCGAATCGCACGGTGCCGAGGTGACCGTCTTCACCTCCGCCGACGAATCCAACCCGGTGATCCTGACCGTTCAACCCGATGTCGTGATCTCCGACATCACCAGGGGCGACGACAGAGAAGCCGGGTTCCGGCAGGTCGAGAACCTCCGAACCGCCGGGTATCAAGGCGCGATCGTGTTCTAGACCGGTTTCGTCGACCCCGCCCGCAAAGCCCGGGCCAGGCGACTCGACGCGAGTATCACCGCCGACATCTCCACCCTCGTCGGTTTGTTGTTCCAGTTGAGGAACAACGTCTTCGCCGCCAAATGATCGTCGCGCCCTCGGATGCGGCATGGATACCGTTGCCCGGTGAACCGATCACGCCGCCGCCCCCGACCAGCCGACCGACGTGCCAGACGCCGACTCGACGAACGCGGCAGGACACTGTGGTGGGTGGGCCTCGCATTCCAGGTGATGACCCTGCCGGCCGCGTGGTTCATCTCCACCGACCTCGCCTGGACCGACGACGATGAGGCGTTGCTGCTGGTCGCGTTGACCGTCGGCGGACCCGCCGTGATCGGATTCCCCACCATGGCGGTCGGACGGCTGCTGCGCGACATCGCCGGCGAAGGGAACGACGCCTTCCCCAGCGGATTCGGCAGAGCCAAGATCCTCCGCTGGCCAGCAGCGTTGGGGGTCACGATGCTCACCACCTGCGTGCGCCTCATGTTGACCGTCGTCGCGGCGATGTTGGTGATCGTCGGAATCACCTACCTGTTCACCGGTGAGGAACTGAGCCTGGTCAACCCGGTGCTGGGACCTGCGGGCGATGCCATCCTCACCGCCGTGATCGCGATGACCCTCGCTGCCGCCGCCTGGATGTCGACGGGCGTGACGATCGCCGGTTGCCTACTCGTCGGGTACGCGATCGTTCTGCTGTTTCTGCGCGACACCCGCGAACAGCAACTGGTCACCGCACGGATGTTGTTGCTGGCGGTCCTCATCACCGTCGGCATCTGCGCCGTCGTCATCACCGGGGAGGTCGAACCCGACGATCGACTCACTCGCGGACTCATCCCCACCGTCGGCGCCGCTCTGATCGTGATCCCGTTGGCCGGTGTGCTGACCTGGGCATGGCGAGCAGGGCACCGACCGGCACCTCTCAACAGCGTCGGCGGGTGGGCCATCCTCATCGTTCGACTGATAGCGGGAACGGTGCTGATCGGTTGGCTGACCGTATCCGTCGGGTCGGCGTGGGCCTGACATCACGACCGCTGCGTGTGCTTCAGAATCGCCGGGACCACCCCACTCCACGTCCGGCGGGGTAGCTCATGGCCGCACCGCTCCAATGTCAACAGTTGAGCGTCGGCAATCTCCTCCGCCAAAGCCAACCCGTGCCGATACGGCAGCAACAGGTCATCCGTGCCGTGGACGACCAGCGTCGGCGTCGAAATCTCCGAGAGTCGTTCCCGTGGCCAACGGGTGAACGCGACCGCCTGATGATTCTCCATCGCCGTCAAATCCAACGCCCGATCCACCACTGCGGCCGCCGTCGTACGAGCATCTGCCGAGTCGAACGGGACACCACGTGAGGCACACAGACGTTCATGCGTGACCAGATACTCGATGAGCCCCTCCCGGTCCGTCGGCGGATCACCCATCGACTCGAACTCGCGCAACGTCTCCGGCGTCATCCAGTCCAAATCGGAGTCACCACCGCCGGGACCGACGGGGCTCGACGCGATCAACGTCAACGAAGCCACCCGATCCGGGTGATCCATCGCGGTCAACTGGGCGAGGCCGCCACCCATTGACAACCCCACCAGGTCGGCGGTCGCCAGTTCGAAACGGTCCAGGATGCCCACCAGGTCAGCGGACAAATCGGTGAGCCGATAGTCGGCCTCACCGGGTGCATAGGTCACCGAACGTCCGGTATCGCGATAGTCGTAACGAATCACCAGCCGTGAGCCCGCCGCCAACGCCTCGCAGAAATCGTCCCGCCACCCCAACATCGACGTCGCCCCACCACTCAACAGGACGATCGCCGGAGCGGTCGGATCACCGAACGGTTCGACGCACAACTCGACCCCGTTGGCGCGGATCATCATCTCGGGCATGGTCGCCTCCTCACCATCGCCCCATCGTGCGGCATCCCTGTGACATCCCGATCCCGAATCCACGGTTTCGCTGCCGGGTGGGGAGGTGGGGAGGTGGGGAGGTCGAACCGAGGACGGTGGCGTGAGCCGTTATTCCGCGGGGCCTCCAACCTCCACCCCTAATTTGAGCGTAACCCGGTTTCGCTGAAGGGGACCTTAAGCCGGCTGAAGCCTGTGGACAACCAAGTGATTGTGGAAAACCGTCGCCCTGTGGACGAAGCGCCCGCAGAACACCCCGCCGACTCGGCACCGGCGACCGCGATCCCGCCCCATCGACTGGCGAATCGACCGCCCAGCCCACAATCGCAACCCCCAGCGTCGACGCCATAACCTGGTCGGTCAGGATCGAACACGTGGCTGACACAGCTGAACTCTCCACCGAACCGGCTCGTGACGACACCGTCGACACACCAGCCCCGATCGCCCCACGCGGTCTGAGGCTGCTCGCGTCCCTGCTCGCGGTCACCGCCGCCACCATCACCGCGGTGTGGCTACTCAACATCGGCGGCGGCGTCATCACCGAAGCCGTACTCGGCCTGCCACCGCGCGACAGCACCGTGACCTGGCTGGTTCCGCTGCTCAAACTCGCCGGACAACTTCTCGCCGCCGCCTCCGTGGGCTGCCTCATCGCCGCGGCGTTCTTCGTCGACGGCGAAAAAGGCCGTGTCCGCGCCCAGGCCTACCGGTGGTTGCGAATCGGCGGATGGGCCGCCGTCGTGTGGGGACTCATCAGCCTGATCCAGATCCCCATCAAACTGGCCGACATCTTCGCCTCCGACTTGGCCATGGTCAGCCCCGAAGCCGCCTGGAGCTTCGTCCGCGACACCGGCAACGGCTTCGCCATCGCGCTCACCGCGTTGCTGGCCATCGCCGCCGGAGTCGTCGCACTCAACAGCCTCACCGTCAACTCCGCCGCCTGGGCAGGCGTCATCGCGGTCGTCGCGAGCTTCCCGATGGTCTTCACCGGTCACTCTGCGGCAGCCGGAAACCACCAGATCGCCGTCGACTCGATGCTGCTGCACGTCACCGGGGCACTCCTGTGGACCGGCGGCCTGCTCGCATTGCTGCTGGCGCGCCGCACCGCCGCGGTGGCCGCCAACCGGTACAGCCGACTGGCGCTGGTCGCGTTCGTGGGGGTCGCCGCCTCCGGAGTGATCAACGCCGCCAGCCGCCTCACCACCGTCGACGACCTCGTCGGCACCGCCTACGGGCGGGAAGCGCTCGCCAAAGTCGGGGCGCTACTGATCCTGGGAGGCTTCGGTTGGTGGCACCGCCGCGCGACCCTCCCCGCGATCGATGACGGTCGCCCCGGGGCCTTCCGACGATTCGCCGTCATCGAACTGATCCTGATGGGCGCCACCTTCGGCCTCGCCGTGGCACTGTCCCGCACGCCCTACCCGGCACCGATCGCCGAGGAGTCCACCGCGCAGGCGCTACTGGGTTTCCCCATGCCGGCGCCGATGTCAGCCCTGACCATCCTGACCGACTGGTACCCGCAAATCCTCATCTGCACCGCCGCCATCGCCGGAATCGGCCTGTACCTGGCGGGAGTCTGGCGACTGCGTCGCCGAGGCGACACCTGGTCCATCATGCGGACCCTGCTGTGGTGTGGCGGCTGGGTGCTGGCGGTGTTCGTCACCTCGTCCGGCATGGGCAAATACAGCATGGTGCTGTTCAGCGTCCACATGATGCAGCACATGACGTTGAACATGCTGGTGCCGATCCTGTTGGTGCTGGCCGCACCCATCACGTTGGCGCTTCGAGCATTGAAACCGTCGAAGGCTCGCGGCCCCCGCGAATGGCTCACCGCGATCCTCCACTCCAAGGTCGTCCGGGCCGTGTCCCATCCGCTCATCGCGTTGACGCTGTACATCTTCAGCCTCTACCTGATGTACTTCACCGGCCTGTTCGAGTGGGGAATGCGAACCCACGCCGGTCACCTGCTGATGGTCGGGCACTTCCTGGCCGCCGGTGGACTGTTCTTCTGGGTCATCATCGGCCCCGACCCCGCCCCCCGCAGGCCTCCCTATCCGGCGCGGATCCTCATGTTCTTCATCGCCGTGGTGTTTCACACCATCTTCGGCCTGACGATCATGCAGTCCACCGACGTGATCGCCGCCGACTGGTTCACGGCATTGGGCCGCGACTGGGGTGCCACCCCGATCGAGGACCAGAGCGCCGGCGGTGGAATCGCGTGGGCCTTCGGAGAGATACCCAGCGTCATGGTGCTGGTGGCGTTGGTGTGGCAGTGGTCGCGAAGCGAAGAACGCGAAGGGCGACGCCTCGACCGTGTCGCGCAACGCGCCGCCGCATCCGACACCCCCGAAGACGACCCGCACGAGCGGTACAACGCCTACCTCGCGAAGCTCGCCGAAGCCGACCGCAAGGCGGGTCTGCGCGAATAACAGGGAATTATCGGAGGCTGAGGCGCTCATCACGCAAGATCATTCGGTGAGCCACCTCGGGTTACGCTTGCGGCCGGTCGGCACAACGACGTGTCGCCCTCCACTGTGTTCTAGGAGTCGGTACCGCCATGATCAGCGTCTTCGATCTCTTCAAGATCGGAATCGGGCCGTCCAGTTCCCACACCGTCGGACCCATGCGAGCCGCCCGCACCTTCGTCGAAGGCCTCAAAGCCGACGGGATGCTCACCGAGGTCGCCGGCATCCGAGCCGAACTCTTCGGCTCACTGGGCGCCACCGGGCACGGCCACGGCTCCGGCCCCGCCGTCCTACTCGGCTTGAGCGGTGAAGACCCCGAAACCGTCGACACCGCCAGCGTCGCCGAACGCGTCGCCGACATCCAACGCACCAACCGGCTCAACCTGCTCGCCGTCCACGAGATCCGGTTCAACCCGGACACCGACCTCACCCTGCACCGGCGACGCACCCTGCCGTTCCACCCCAACGGGATGACCTTCGCCGCCAGCGACGCCAACGGCGCCATCACCCGCGAACGCACCTACTACTCGGTGGGAGGCGGATTCGTCGTCGACGAGAACGCCGCCGCCGGCGACTCGCCCATCAAAGTCGACGACACCCCCGTGACCCACCCCTTCACGACCGGGGCTCGACTGCTCGAACTCACCAAGGAAACCGGACTGTCCATCAGCAACATCATGATGGCCAACGAACAGGCCTGGCGCTCCGAAACCGACATCCGCGCCGAACTACTGCGCATCTGGCAGGTCATGCGTGACTGCGTCCACGCCGGATGCCACACCGAGGGCAGCCTCCCCGGCGGACTCAAAGTCCCCCGGCGAGCCTCCGAAATGTACCGAAACCTGCGAGCCGAAACCCAGGCACAAAGCGACCTGGGCCGACAGGCCACCAGCGACCCGCTGCAAGTCATGGACTGGGTGACCCTCTTCGCCCTGGCCGTCAACGAGGAGAACGCCGCAGGCGGCCGAGTCGTCACCGCACCCACCAACGGCGCCGCCGGAATCGTCCCCGCCGTCCTGCACTACTACTGGCGCTACGTCCCCGGCGCCAACGAGGAAGGCGTCATCCGGTTCCTCCTGACCGCCGCCGCCATCGGAGTCCTCTTCAAAGAGAACGCCTCCATATCCGGAGCCGAAGTCGGCTGCCAAGGCGAAGTCGGTTCCGCCTGCTCCATGGCCGCCGCCGGACTCACCGAAGTCCTCGGCGGAACCCCCGCCCAAGTCGAGAACGCCGCCGAAATCGCGATGGAACACAACCTCGGCCTCACCTGCGACCCCGTGGGCGGACTGGTACAGATCCCCTGCATCGAACGCAACGCAGTGGCCTCCATCAAAGCCATCACCGCCGCCCGCTTGGCCATGCGCGGCGACGGAGAACACACCGTAAGCCTCGACAAGGTCATCAAAACCATGCGAGAAACCGGCGCCGACATGAAAGTCAAATACAAGGAGACGTCACGCGGCGGGCTAGCCGTCAACGTCATCGAATGCTAACTTTCCGCCTGCCCAGGCACGTGTCTGGCGGCGCCGTGTTCTTCCTTGCCTACCAAACCCGTAGGCGGCGGAAGCCCACGTCTTGCCATACGCGCACCTGGACGGGCGGAACCTTGTTGCCCAGGCTTCGCCTCGCGGCGCCGCAGTCGGGCTTGCCTACCAAAACCGTAGGCGGCGCCCGTCCGCGTCTGGCGACGCGAGGGCCTGGACGGGCGGAACCGCCTGCCCGGGCACGTGTCTGGCGGCGCCGTGGTCTTCCTTGCCTACCAAAACCGTAGGCGGCGGAAGCCCACGTCTTGCCATACGCGCACCTGGACGGGCGGAACCTTGTTGCCCAGGCTTCGCCTCGCGGCGTCGCGGTCGGGCTTGCCTACCAAGACCGTAGGCGGTGCCCGTCTGGCGCTCCGTTGCTGGTCTGCCTCCGGCAGAACGCCGCACCTGGACGGGCGGAACCGCCTGCCCGGGACGACCTGATCGCACCTGGACGGGCGGAACCTTGTTGCCCAGGCGCTGCCCGAGCGCGCACCTGACGGCGTGACGGGGAGGAGAACCGAGCTGTCCGAGCCCCGGGAGGATGCTAGCGGGCCGATGCGGCGTGGTGGTTTCCCGGCGAGAACCGGTCGACAATTCTGAGTATCCATACTCGACCGTCGTTGGTGGTCGATCCCGGACGAATCGCAGGATGGGGCGACTGCGGCAGTCCATTTGAGAATGGGATGGATCGCTCGGCATGTACTCTGCCGCAAGGAGAACGGCGATCTCGTCCACCGCTCCGGTGGGTGGCCAGGTGTCGAGGACGGGTGGCCCGAAGGACCAGTTGGTCCGTCGTTCCCCTGAAGAATCACGCCTTCAGTCGCGCCGCCACGGCAATCCCGGGGCATCGCCATCACGAAGACGCCCGGTCGGCCATCGCAACGCGGGATCGACGGTTCGCCGACGCACCACGAAGATCGACGTCGACCAATGGCTGGCCAGGCGGTGTGAACCGTCGAAGCCGGTGTGAACAGGGCGGGTGATCGGGAGTGAGCCGCCGCACTGCGTTACCGTTCTGCCTAGAGACGTGCCGGACAGCGAAGTCGGTGAGATGCCGACGCTGTCCCGCAACTGTGATGCCCGTCGCCGATGAACGGGCTGAGCCAGGCCGCCTGCCCGGTACGTCGCGAACCACAGCCGTCGAGGAACGAGCGTTCGCGCCACCGCCGAGTCCTTGGCGTCAGGCGAGCGAAGATCCTCGTCAATCGCCAAGGAGTAAGTCTTGACCCGCACCTCTCGTGCACTGCTGGCCGGCGCGGTTACCGTGACGCTTGCCGGGGCGTTGGCCGCCTGCGGCCAGTCCGAACCCGACCAGGTCGACGAGACCGTCGACAGCTCGTATGCCGCCGGTGACCTCGTTCTTCCCGAAAAGCCCGAACGCATCGTGTCGCTGTCGGGCACCACCACCGAGATGCTGTTCGCGATCGGCGCCGGCGACCAGGTGGAGGCCGTCGACATGTTGTCGACCTACCCCGCCGACGCCCCGGTCACCGATCTGGACGCGTTCACCCCGAACGTGGAGTCCATCACCGGTTACGAGCCTGACCTGGTGGTCCTGTCGCACGACCAGGACGACATCATCCAGAAACTGACCGATGTGGAGGTGCCGGTATACTACGCGCCCGCCGCGGTCACGTTGGACGACACCTATCAGCAGATCGCCGACCTGGGCGCGTTGACCGGTAACGGTGATGCCGCCGAGACCCTCAACGAGGAGATCTCGGGCCAGATCGAACAGTTTGTCGCCGACCTGCCCGAACGCGACGAGCCGTTGACGGGCTACTACGAGCTGGACAACACGCTGTTCACGCTGACCTCGGACACCTACGCCGGTTCGCTGTTGAAACTGGCCGGAGTCGAGAACATCGCCGACACCGCCGACGGTGCCGCCGACGCCGGTGGCTACCCGCAGTTGTCCGCCGAGTTCGTGCTGGACAGCAACCCCGATCTGATCTTCGTCTCCGGTGATGAGGCCGTCGGCGACGTCACCGGCCGGGACGGCTGGGATTCGGTGACCGCGGTCGCCGACGGCAATGTGGTCGCCCTCGACCCGGATGTCGCGTCGCGGTGGGGCCCCCGGGTCGTCGACTTGATGGAGGCGATCACCGTCGCCGTTTCGGCGGTGTAACCACCTTCGGCGGTCGGTCGCCCCACACCGGGGCGACCACCGTCGGCATGGAATCCCCCTGATCACCAGCCACGACCGGTTCGATCCGGTCGGTTGAGGGACACGTGAGTTGAGCAGATCAAACGTCGTCGACGATTCGGCGAGCCTTCCGGGGCGGTTGCCCGATCTCCCGAGGTTTCGCCCGGCCGGGCTTCGAGTCACCTGGTTCCTGGGTGCGCTCGTGGTGTTGGTGCTGGTGGTGGTCGCCGGTGTCGCGTTCGGCCCGGTGTCGTTGCCGCCGGGCGCGGTTGCTGCGGAGCTCGTCAACCGGGTGTTCGGTACCGACCTGGATACCGGGTTGACCAGTCAGCAGGCCGCCATCGTGTGGAAGCTGCGGCTGCCGCGGGTTCTGTTGGCGCTGCTGGTGGGCGCGATGTTGGCTTTGGCCGGTGGCTGTTATCAGGGGGTGTTCCGCAACCCGTTGGCCGATCCGATGCTGCTGGGGGTGGCCTCCGGCGCCGGGTTGGGGGCTACGGCGTTCATCGTGGCTCGGGCGCATGGTCTGCCGTTGAGTACCCAGTTGTTGCCGATCGCGGCGTTCGTGGGGGCGCTGGCGGCATTGGGGGCGACGTATCTGTTGGGTGCGGCGGGTGGTCGGCGACAGGGCACGGTCACGCTGATCTTGGCGGGGGTCGCGGTGTCGACGTTCCTCACCGCCGTTCAGACCTATGTTCAACAGCGCAATGTGGACACGATCGCGAGTGTGTACTCGTGGCTGCTGGGACGGTTGACCGTCGCCAGTTGGGCCGAGGTGCGGATGCTGCTGCCCTATGTCGTGTTCACCGCGATCCTGGTTCTGTTGCGGCGCCGTGAACTGGATGTCCTGTCTGTGGGCGACACGGAGGCCTCCGCGCTGGGGTTGCACCCGAAACGGTCCCGCCTGATTCTGTTGCTGGCCGCGTCGCTGGGTACCGCGGCGGCGGTGTCGGTCAGCGGACTGATCGGTTTCGTCGGAGTGGTGGTGCCGCACATCGTCCGGTTGCTCGCCGGCCGGTCCTATCGCAGTATTCTGCCGTTGTCGCTGCTGGCGGGGGCGTCGTTCCTGATCTTGGCCGACTT
Proteins encoded:
- a CDS encoding ABC transporter substrate-binding protein; amino-acid sequence: MTRTSRALLAGAVTVTLAGALAACGQSEPDQVDETVDSSYAAGDLVLPEKPERIVSLSGTTTEMLFAIGAGDQVEAVDMLSTYPADAPVTDLDAFTPNVESITGYEPDLVVLSHDQDDIIQKLTDVEVPVYYAPAAVTLDDTYQQIADLGALTGNGDAAETLNEEISGQIEQFVADLPERDEPLTGYYELDNTLFTLTSDTYAGSLLKLAGVENIADTADGAADAGGYPQLSAEFVLDSNPDLIFVSGDEAVGDVTGRDGWDSVTAVADGNVVALDPDVASRWGPRVVDLMEAITVAVSAV
- a CDS encoding cytochrome c oxidase assembly protein, which produces MADTAELSTEPARDDTVDTPAPIAPRGLRLLASLLAVTAATITAVWLLNIGGGVITEAVLGLPPRDSTVTWLVPLLKLAGQLLAAASVGCLIAAAFFVDGEKGRVRAQAYRWLRIGGWAAVVWGLISLIQIPIKLADIFASDLAMVSPEAAWSFVRDTGNGFAIALTALLAIAAGVVALNSLTVNSAAWAGVIAVVASFPMVFTGHSAAAGNHQIAVDSMLLHVTGALLWTGGLLALLLARRTAAVAANRYSRLALVAFVGVAASGVINAASRLTTVDDLVGTAYGREALAKVGALLILGGFGWWHRRATLPAIDDGRPGAFRRFAVIELILMGATFGLAVALSRTPYPAPIAEESTAQALLGFPMPAPMSALTILTDWYPQILICTAAIAGIGLYLAGVWRLRRRGDTWSIMRTLLWCGGWVLAVFVTSSGMGKYSMVLFSVHMMQHMTLNMLVPILLVLAAPITLALRALKPSKARGPREWLTAILHSKVVRAVSHPLIALTLYIFSLYLMYFTGLFEWGMRTHAGHLLMVGHFLAAGGLFFWVIIGPDPAPRRPPYPARILMFFIAVVFHTIFGLTIMQSTDVIAADWFTALGRDWGATPIEDQSAGGGIAWAFGEIPSVMVLVALVWQWSRSEEREGRRLDRVAQRAAASDTPEDDPHERYNAYLAKLAEADRKAGLRE
- a CDS encoding L-serine ammonia-lyase translates to MISVFDLFKIGIGPSSSHTVGPMRAARTFVEGLKADGMLTEVAGIRAELFGSLGATGHGHGSGPAVLLGLSGEDPETVDTASVAERVADIQRTNRLNLLAVHEIRFNPDTDLTLHRRRTLPFHPNGMTFAASDANGAITRERTYYSVGGGFVVDENAAAGDSPIKVDDTPVTHPFTTGARLLELTKETGLSISNIMMANEQAWRSETDIRAELLRIWQVMRDCVHAGCHTEGSLPGGLKVPRRASEMYRNLRAETQAQSDLGRQATSDPLQVMDWVTLFALAVNEENAAGGRVVTAPTNGAAGIVPAVLHYYWRYVPGANEEGVIRFLLTAAAIGVLFKENASISGAEVGCQGEVGSACSMAAAGLTEVLGGTPAQVENAAEIAMEHNLGLTCDPVGGLVQIPCIERNAVASIKAITAARLAMRGDGEHTVSLDKVIKTMRETGADMKVKYKETSRGGLAVNVIEC
- a CDS encoding iron chelate uptake ABC transporter family permease subunit, whose translation is MPDLPRFRPAGLRVTWFLGALVVLVLVVVAGVAFGPVSLPPGAVAAELVNRVFGTDLDTGLTSQQAAIVWKLRLPRVLLALLVGAMLALAGGCYQGVFRNPLADPMLLGVASGAGLGATAFIVARAHGLPLSTQLLPIAAFVGALAALGATYLLGAAGGRRQGTVTLILAGVAVSTFLTAVQTYVQQRNVDTIASVYSWLLGRLTVASWAEVRMLLPYVVFTAILVLLRRRELDVLSVGDTEASALGLHPKRSRLILLLAASLGTAAAVSVSGLIGFVGVVVPHIVRLLAGRSYRSILPLSLLAGASFLILADLIARTVSAPAELPIGVVTAFIGAPFFVLVMRTTKESAP